The following nucleotide sequence is from Candidatus Zixiibacteriota bacterium.
CGACATAAAGTCCTTCCCGTTCAGTTCATTGATCGCCGCCTGGGCTTCGGACTTCGATGACATCTCTACAAAGCCAAACCCGCGTGGTTCGGAACTAAATCGGTCTTTCACGATCGCAGCCGACATAACCGTTCCGAACGGCTCGAAAACTTTCCGCAGATCTTCGTCGGTCACGTCAAAGGCCAGATTGCCAACAAAAAGCTTCATTCATTTCTCCATATGGGGCCAAACGAAAACAGATACACTGGACGAGGATCCGGAGTGAACTCCGGATTCCCGTCCACGAACTTAAGCGCTGAGCCCGGTTGTTATTACCAGGAGCGGTTGTAACCGCCGCCGCCGCCGGAGCGACGACCGCCGCCGCCATCTGTCTTCGGACGGGCTTCATTGACAGTCAACGTGCGACCACCAAGCTCGGTGCCGTTCAGCCCATTGAGCGCGGCCTGGCCGTGCTCTTTGGACGCGAACTCGACAAAGCCGAACCCTTTGGGCTCGTTTGTCATCCGGTCGATGATGATGTTGACCTTGGTAACCTCTCCGTACTTCTCGAACGCCTGCCGAAGCTCTGCTTCGGTGGTCTGGCGCGACAGGTTGCCGACATAGATATTCATGTACTCTCCTCGAGTATGTTGCCCCTGGCGCTATCGGTGGGTATTTCCGCCGCTGACACCAAGGCAATGGTTCATGCGCACAATTGCGCCGTCGTCGCCAGATTAAGATTTGTCAAGGATTGATCGTTGGATACAAAGCTTGAGAAAAAGATAATAAGGGACATCAACAGTTTTCTTCGCGTTTCAACGCTGACTAATATAGTCAATGTTGAGCCAAACGCCTACTACTAAAACGTCTTGGCTCAAAAATAGTTCCTGGTCATTTCTTTCCCCTTTTGGGTCTGTCGGTGAGGTTTTATTCCCATCTGACGGCGGTATCGGCGTGGGGGGGGGGGGGGGGGGGGGGGGGGCGGGCCGCAGCCCCCCCCACCACCCGGCAAAACAACCAACGGACAACCCCCGNNNNNNNNNNGTGGCAGGTCACACGTCGCCTGCGGCGACGCAGGACCTGCCACAACTGCAAGTTCTCTTCCCCATTTGGCCCAGCCGGTTTGTCCGGCGGGACCACATTCGCGTCTCGACTGCGCTCGACGCGACTAAAGCGCAGCGACCGTCCTCCCACGCGCCGGTTCGAGCGAAGACGAGAACCGACAAGCCAATGGTTCGCGTCTCGTCTCCGCTCGACGCGACGGACTATTTCGACGCGACGACCTTTGGCTCGACGCGACGAAAGCGCGGCGACCGTCCTCCCACGCGCCGGTTCGAGCGAAGACGAGAACCGACAGGCCAATGGTTCGCGTCTCGTCTCCGCTCGACGCGACGGACTATTTCGACGCGACGGACTATTTCGACGCGACGACCTTTGGCTCGATGCGACGAAAGCGCAGCGACCGTCCTCCCACGCGCCGGTTCCAGCAAAGACGAGAACCGACAAGCCAATGGTTCGCGTCTCGTCTCCGCTCGACGCGACGGACTATTTCGACGCGACGACCTTTCGCCCGGCGCGACGGACGAAGACCCGTGGGCGTCGTGGTGAGTAAGGTCAAATCACGAGCCGAGCCAAGTTTGCGACGAGCCCATCGGTCG
It contains:
- a CDS encoding RNA-binding protein, encoding MKLFVGNLAFDVTDEDLRKVFEPFGTVMSAAIVKDRFSSEPRGFGFVEMSSKSEAQAAINELNGKDFMSRAMAVNEARPMPERPRRDFNSFSRGRGGHDSRRRNTGKRGGKRGSKPRFGGRPH
- a CDS encoding RNA-binding protein gives rise to the protein MNIYVGNLSRQTTEAELRQAFEKYGEVTKVNIIIDRMTNEPKGFGFVEFASKEHGQAALNGLNGTELGGRTLTVNEARPKTDGGGGRRSGGGGGYNRSW